A genome region from Schistocerca americana isolate TAMUIC-IGC-003095 chromosome 1, iqSchAmer2.1, whole genome shotgun sequence includes the following:
- the LOC124607704 gene encoding calsequestrin-2-like: MTKLLQLVKEGFETISQDDWSAYCLHVEKLEREYWVKDGVMEDIIDAIVINLESDDDEDDDDDDSNDSDNVDDDL, from the exons atgacgaagttgctgcagttggtgaaagaag GTTTTGAAACGATAAGTCAAGATGACTGGAGTGCATACTGCCTCCATGTGGAGAAACTTGAAAGAGAATATTGGGTTAAGGATGGGGTTATGGAAGACATAATAGACGctatagttattaatttagaaagtgatgacgacgaggacgacgacgacgacgacagtaatgatagtgacaatgttgatgatgacctctaa